In the Hordeum vulgare subsp. vulgare chromosome 7H, MorexV3_pseudomolecules_assembly, whole genome shotgun sequence genome, one interval contains:
- the LOC123412511 gene encoding protein S-acyltransferase 8-like, whose protein sequence is MAKQLRVYQVWRGNNIIWCGGRLIFGPDAKATLLSFSLITAPVVVFCIFVGKNLIHIFPAYNAGYAILVVTVVLTIHVLLLLFLTSSQDPGIVPRNSNPPAEEFSHDSSAPHTLQFPRIKEIMVNGVPVRVKYCETCMLYRPPRCSHCSKCDNCVERFDHHCPWVGQCIGQRNYRYFFWFVCSAAVLCFYVFTMSALYISLLMKDHRSVVEAIKASPASVAVMAYCFICFWFVGGLTGFHSYLIATNKTTYENLKYKYSNQPNAFDLGCIHNCFEVLCTKRKPSRINLRAIVQEEHLASLPRISRSSVPEDETPHRPRAKVEDDLEMGLDILKTARRRSDELSDEELGSASNGARYRRSDSDTDIPVITRTITESSDQTRDLDFFSVTNAAHLSSPEQKQRPNELR, encoded by the exons ATGGCCAAGCAGCTGCGGGTCTACCAAGTCTGGAGAGGCAACAAC ATAATCTGGTGTGGTGGAAGACTGATCTTTGGACCCGATGCCAAGGCTACTCTGCTATCTTTCTCGCTGATCACGGCCCCTGTTGTTGTCTTCTGCATCTTTGTGGGCAAAAATCTCATACACATCTTTCCTGCATATAATGCTGGGTATGCAATTCTGGTTGTTACCGTGGTCCTGACAATTCAT GTACTGTTACTGCTGTTCTTGACCTCATCTCAAGATCCAGGTATTGTACCAAGGAATTCAAATCCACCTGCGGAGGAGTTTTCTCATGATTCTTCAGCTCCTCATACTCTCCAGTTCCCTCGGATAAAAGAGATCATGGTCAATGGTGTGCCTGTGAGAGTAAAATATTGTGAAACTTGCATGCTATATCGGCCTCCTCGTTGCTCCCACTGTTCCAAATGTGATAATTGTGTCGAGCGATTTGATCACCATTGCCCTTGGGTTGGTCAATGTATTGGACAG CGCAATtaccgctacttcttctggtttGTTTGTTCGGCAGCAGTCCTGTGTTTCTATGTATTTACAATGTCTGCATTGTACATCAGTCTTCTCATGAAGGATCACCGTTCAGTGGTGGAGGCAATTAAAGCATCTCCAGCGTCAGTGGCAGTCATGGCATACTGTTTCATATGTTTCTGGTTCGTTGGTGGTCTCACCGGATTCCACTCTTACCTCATTGCAACAAATAAG ACAACATATGAGAATCTCAAGTACAAGTACAGCAACCAACCCAATGCGTTCGACCTTGGTTGCATACACAATTGCTTCGAGGTCCTGTGTACGAAAAGGAAGCCTTCTAGGATCAACCTGCGAGCCATCGTTCAAGAGGAACACCTTGCGTCCCTGCCACGAATCAGCCGTTCCAGTGTGCCGGAAGATGAGACACCCCACCGTCCACGAGCCAAAGTGGAGGATGACCTTGAGATGGGCCTCGACATCCTGAAGACCGCACGGCGCCGGTCAGATGAACTGAGTGACGAAGAGTTGGGCTCTGCAAGCAATGGTGCAAGATATCGCAGAAGTGATTCAGACACTGATATCCCGGTTATTACCAGAACCATTACTGAGAGCTCCGATCAAACTAGGGATCTGGACTTCTTTTCAGTGACCAACGCTGCACATCTCTCGTCTCCTGAGCAGAAGCAGCGCCCCAATGAACTCCGTTGA
- the LOC123412510 gene encoding tubby-like F-box protein 12 — MSFRSIVRDVRESFGSLSRRGFEVRISGLPGLSGHHHRGKSFGPPGELHGGAVVADQNGWVGLPPELLRDVMKRLEEGESTWPSRKDVVACAAVCSAWREICKDIVQSPEFCGKLTFPVSLKQPGPRDGLIQCFIRRDKSTLTYYLYLCLSPAVLSENGKFLLAAKRNRRTTYTEYIISVDSKNISRSSDGYVGKMRSNFLGTKFIVYDTQPPYNAGSLIPCQRGSRRISSRRVSPKVPTGSYPIAHVNYELNMLGTRGPRRMQCTMHSIPASAVDPEGVVPGQPQQLLPGPFDESFRSTNASSRFSIADFSSSRFSSSRFSDVSGGLRRDEEDGEAKERPLVLRNKVPRWHEQLQCWCLNFRGRVTVASVKNFQLTAAMPQVTAAAVLPSEPSQPPQQQQLQPSSSSSSSMSDHEKVILQFGKVTKDMFTMDYRYPLSAFQAFAICLTSFDTKLACE; from the exons ATGTCTTTCCGCAGCATAGTCCGCGATGTTAGAGAGAGCTTCGGAAGCTTATCAAGGCGGGGCTTTGAGGTGAGGATTTCAGGCCTCCCTGGTCTTTCCGGCCATCATCACCGGGGGAAGTCTTTCGGGCCACCGGGTGAGCTGCACGGCGGAGCTGTGGTGGCTGACCAGAATGGCTGGGTTGGTCTTCCTCCTGAATTACTTCGTGATGTGATGAAAAGGCTGGAGGAAGGCGAGAGCACTTGGCCCTCCCGCAAAGATGTTGTGGCTTGTGCGGCTGTCTGCAGTGCGTGGAGAGAGATCTGTAAAGATATAGTTCAGAGCCCGGAGTTCTGTGGGAAACTCACTTTTCCGGTGTCGCTTAAACAG CCAGGACCTCGAGATGGATTAATCCAGTGCTTTATTAGAAGGGACAAATCAACACTAACCTATTATCTCTACCTGTGCCTTAGCCCTG CTGTGCTTAGTGAGAACGGGAAGTTCCTGCTAGCAGCTAAGAGGAATCGCCGGACAACATACACCGAATACATAATTTCTGTGGATTCTAAAAACATCTCACGGTCAAGCGACGGCTATGTTGGAAAAATGAG GTCGAATTTCCTTGGCACTAAGTTCATCGTCTATGACACTCAGCCACCATACAATGCCGGGAGCCTCATCCCATGCCAGCGCGGCAGCCGTCGCATCTCTTCCAGGAGGGTCTCCCCGAAGGTGCCAACGGGTAGCTACCCCATCGCCCACGTGAACTATGAGCTCAACATGCTGGGCACCAGAGGGCCGAGGCGTATGCAGTGCACGATGCACTCCATCCCGGCCTCTGCGGTTGACCCGGAAGGCGTGGTGCCTGGGCAACCCCAGCAGCTGCTCCCTGGTCCATTCGACGAGTCCTTCCGTAGCACGAACGCCTCCTCCAGGTTCTCCATTGCAGACTTCAGCAGCTCTCGCTTCTCAAGCTCCCGATTCTCAGACGTAAGTGGAGGGTTGCGGCGAGACGAGGAAGATGGGGAGGCCAAGGAGAGGCCCTTGGTCCTCCGCAACAAGGTGCCGAGATGGCACGAACAGCTGCAGTGCTGGTGCCTCAACTTCCGAGGCCGGGTGACGGTGGCCTCCGTGAAGAACTTCCAGCTGACAGCAGCCATGCCACAGGTGACGGCCGCTGCTGTGCTGCCGTCGGAACCTTCGCAGCCGCCCCAGCAACAGCAGCTCCAGCCTTCGAGTTCCTCATCGTCTTCGATGTCCGATCACGAGAAGGTGATCCTGCAGTTCGGTAAGGTTACCAAGGACATGTTCACCATGGACTATCGGTACCCGCTCTCGGCGTTCCAGGCGTTCGCCATCTGCTTGACCAGCTTTGACACCAAGCTGGCCTGTGAATGA